A single region of the Coturnix japonica isolate 7356 unplaced genomic scaffold, Coturnix japonica 2.1 chrUnrandom501, whole genome shotgun sequence genome encodes:
- the ARHGAP35 gene encoding rho GTPase-activating protein 35, producing the protein MMMARKQDARIPTYNISVVGLSGTEKEKGQCGVGKSCLCNRFVRPSADEFHLDHTSVLSTSDFGGRVVNNDHFLYWGEVVRSLEECAECRAHVVEQTEFIDDQTFQPHRSTALQPYIKRAAATKLASAEKLMYFCTDQLGLEQDFEQKQMPDGKLLVDGFLLCIDVSRGMNRNFDEQLKFVSNLYNQLAKTKKPIVVVLTKCDEGVERYIRDAHAFALSKKNLQVVETSARSNVNVDLAFGTLVQLVDKSRGKTKIIPYFEALKQQSQQIAAAKDKYEWLVSRVVKNHNETWAAVSRKMQAAPEYQDYVYLEGTPKAKKLFLQHVQRLKQEHIERRRRAYLALLPQALDALVPDLDEIDHLSCSKARRLLEGKGDFSKWFVVLEETPWDATSHIDSADTERIPFDVMETQAAEQLYEAHLERLRNERKRAEMRRAFQENLEASPFVTPGKPWEEARSFIMNEDFYMWLEEPVYMDIYGKHQKRIIERAKEEFQELLLEYSELFYELELDAKPSKEKMGVIQEVLGEEQRFKALQKLQAERDALILKHIHFVYHPTKETCPSCPLCVDSRVEQLLGSRTSRPTDRNQKNFLSDPNVDRINLVILGKDGLARELANEIRALCTNDDKYVIEGKMYELSLRPIEGNVRLPVNAFQTPTFQPHGCLCLYNSKESLSYVVESIEKSAAGRRENHPAHLPLTLMLVNKRGDAGGETLHSLVQQGQQIAGKLQCVFLDPAAAGIAYGRSVNEKQISQVLKGLLDSKRNLSLLSAPQGLKELSDVELRVAMCFMCGDAAGADELLAPILQSPLCRPAPCGGSVLLELSLGQQRRRVELSLLSYHAAFGVRKSRLVHGYVVFYAAKRRASLAMLRAFLCEVQDVVPVQLVALIDGSVDVLESDVSREQVAEGEEIAQEIDGKFAAVTYGQTQPKLDSFQAFFKEALEKKTLVEAMHMYDHAAEACGAEEAAGSPRAASPQCNSHPPDSEEDLEPQPYGFCRDEAALPKDHSKLSVELEGNDGLAFISVVSAFESKLNSKVPPPVKPKPPVPFELGKGDLSYLEQGQRKSVSCGSWPPADAFDPSDYAEPLDAVLKPKSEEENIYSVPHDSTQGKIITIRNINKSQPNGGANNGSDSEADSSSLERGGRKLSLLAKPALYRTRCARLGRFASYRSSFGVGSDDELGPIRKKEEDQSSQGYKGDNAVIPYEAADGEDPRRRNILRSLRRTTKKPKPKPRPSLTKPMWESSYFGVPLSSVVSAEKPIPIFIERCIEYIEATGLSTEGIYRVSGNKSEMESLQRQFDQDHNLDLAEKDFTVNTVAGAMKSFFSELPEPLVPYSMQVELVEAHKINDREQKLHALKEVLRKFPKENYEVFKYVIGHLNKVSHHHRVNLMTSENLSICFWPTLMRPDFSTMDALTATRTYQTIIELFIQQCPFFFYHRPILDPPNAAPSSPSASVPPPGVVPFAPISAQPSPPRTPPPSPQSPVQALLPAPLHAEQHSL; encoded by the exons ATGATGATGGCGAGGAAGCAAGATGCCCGAATCCCCACCTACAACATTAGCGTGGTGGGTTTATCCGggactgagaaagaaaagggtcAGTGCGGCGTCGGCAAATCTTGTCTCTGCAACCGCTTCGTCCGGCCGAGCGCCGACGAGTTCCACCTGGATCACACGTCGGTGCTCAGCACCAGCGACTTCGGGGGGCGGGTGGTCAACAACGATCACTTTTTATACTGGGGAGAGGTGGTGCGGTCGCTGGAGGAGTGCGCGGAATGTCGGGCGCACGTGGTGGAACAAACAGAGTTTATCGATGACCAAACCTTCCAGCCTCACCGCAGCACCGCGCTGCAACCCTACATCAAACGCGCCGCGGCCACTAAGTTGGCTTCGGCTGAGAAGCTGATGTATTTCTGCACCGACCAGCTGGGCTTGGAGCAGGACTTTGAGCAGAAGCAGATGCCGGATGGGAAGCTGTTGGTGGATGGTTTCCTGCTCTGCATCGACGTCAGCAGGGGGATGAATCGGAACTTTGACGAGCAGCTGAAATTCGTCTCTAATCTCTACAACCAGTTGGCCAAGACCAAGAAACCCATCGTGGTGGTGCTGACCAAATGCGACGAAGGCGTGGAGCGTTACATCCGCGACGCTCACGCCTTCGCCCTCAGCAAGAAGAACCTGCAGGTGGTGGAGACGTCGGCTCGCTCCAACGTCAACGTGGACCTGGCGTTCGGCACCTTGGTGCAGCTGGTGGATAAGAGCCGCGGGAAGACCAAAATCATCCCCTACTTCGAGGCGTTGAAGCAACAGAGCCAGCAGATCGCGGCCGCCAAGGACAAGTATGAGTGGTTGGTGAGTCGTGTTGTCAAGAACCACAATGAGACGTGGGCTGCTGTCAGTCGTAAGATGCAGGCGGCACCGGAGTACCAGGACTATGTGTATCTGGAGGGGACTCCAAAGGCCAAGAAGCTCTTCCTACAGCACGTCCAGCGTCTGAAGCAGGAGCACATCGAGCGCAGGAGGCGGGCGTACCTGGCGCTGCTCCCGCAGGCGTTGGACGCGCTGGTTCCCGACCTGGATGAGATCGACCACCTGAGCTGCTCCAAAGCTCGGCGGCTGTTGGAGGGGAAGGGGGATTTCTCCAAGTGGTTCGTGGTGCTGGAGGAGACCCCGTGGGACGCCACGAGTCATATAGACAGCGCCGACACCGAGCGCATCCCCTTCGACGTGATGGAGACGCAGGCAGCCGAGCAGCTCTACGAGGCTCATCTGGAGAGGTTGAGGAATGAGAGGAAGCGTGCTGAGATGCGGAGGGCTTTCCAAGAGAACCTGGAGGCATCTCCCTTCGTGACGCCTGGCAAACCATGGGAGGAAGCACGCAGCTTCATCATGAACGAGGACTTCTACATGTGGCTGGAGGAGCCGGTCTACATGGACATCTACGGCAAGCACCAGAAGCGCATCATTGAGAGGGCCAAGGAGGAgttccaggagctgctgctggagtaCTCGGAGCTGTTCTATGAGCTGGAGTTGGACGCCAAGCCCAGCAAGGAGAAGATGGGGGTGATCCAGGAGGTGCTGGGCGAGGAGCAGCGCTTCAAGGcgctgcagaagctgcaggcGGAGCGCGACGCTCTCATCCTAAAGCACATCCACTTCGTCTACCACCCGACCAAGGAGACGTGCCCCAGCTGCCCTCTTTGTGTCGATTCACGTGTCGAGCAGCTCCTGGGCTCCCGCACCTCCCGACCGACCGACCGGAACCAGAAGAACTTCCTCTCGGACCCCAACGTCGACCGCATCAACCTGGTGATCCTGGGGAAGGACGGCCTGGCCCGCGAGTTGGCCAACGAGATCCGGGCGTTGTGCACCAACGACGACAAGTACGTCATCGAGGGCAAGATGTACGAGCTGTCGCTGCGGCCCATCGAGGGCAACGTGCGGCTGCCCGTCAACGCCTTCCAGACACCCACCTTCCAGCCCCACGGCTGCCTCTGCCTCTACAACTCCAAGGAATCGCTCTCCTATGTGGTGGAGAGCATTGAGAAGAGCGCGGCGGGTCGGAGGGAGAACCACCCGGCCCACCTCCCTCTTACCCTGATGCTGGTCAACAAGCGCGGCGATGCGGGCGGCGAGACGCTGCACAGCCTGgtgcagcagggccagcagaTCGCTGGTAAGCTGCAATGCGTCTTCCTCGACCCCGCCGCCGCCGGCATCGCCTACGGGCGCAGCGTGAACGAGAAGCAGATCAGCCAAGTGCTGAAGGGGCTGCTGGACTCTAAGAGGAACCTCAGCCTCCTCTCGGCGCCCCAAGGCCTCAAGGAGCTGTCGGACGTGGAGCTGCGCGTGGCCATGTGCTTTATGTGCGGTGACGCGGCGGGTGCTGACGAGCTGCTGGCTCCCATCCTGCAGTCCCCGCTGTGTCGCCCGGCGCCGTGTGGTGGCTccgtgctgctggagctgagcttgGGGCAGCAGAGGAGACGCGTGGagctctctctgctctcctaCCACGCGGCCTTTGGTGTGCGGAAGAGCCGCCTGGTGCATGGCTACGTTGTCTTCTACGCAGCCAAACGTCGCGCCTCGCTGGCCATGCTGCGTGCCTTCCTCTGCGAGGTGCAGGACGTCGTCCCGGTGCAGCTGGTGGCTCTCATTGATGGCTCCGTGGACGTCCTGGAGAGCGACGTGAGCCGCGAGCAAGTGGCCGAGGGGGAGGAGATTGCACAGGAGATCGACGGCAAGTTCGCTGCTGTGACGTACGGGCAGACTCAGCCCAAACTGGACAGTTTCCAGGCCTTCTTCAAGGAAGCCCTGGAGAAGAAGACGTTGGTGGAGGCCATGCACATGTACGACCACGCGGCCGAGGCGTGCGGGGCGGAGGAGGCAGCGGGGTCGCCGCGTGCTGCGTCGCCGCAGTGTAATTCCCATCCACCCGACTCGGAGGAGGACTTGGAACCTCAGCCCTACGGCTTCTGCCGGGACGAGGCGGCGCTGCCCAAGGACCACTCGAAGCTCTCAGTGGAGCTGGAGGGGAACGACGGGCTGGCCTTCATCTCGGTGGTCAGCGCCTTTGAGAGCAAGCTGAACAGCAAAGTGCCTCCGCCGGTGAAGCCGAAGCCGCCGGTGCCCTTCGAGTTGGGCAAAGGGGATCTATCCTACCTAGAGCAAGGCCAGAGGAAATCGGTGTCGTGCGGCAGCTGGCCGCCCGCCGACGCCTTCGACCCTTCGGATTACGCCGAGCCGCTGGATGCCGTGCTCAAACCCAAGAGCGAGGAGGAGAACATCTACTCGGTGCCCCACGACAGCACCCAGGGGAAGATCATCACCATCCGCAACATCAACAAGAGCCAACCCAACGGCGGCGCCAACAACGGCTCCGACAGCGAGGCCGACAGCAGCTCTTTGGAGCGCGGTGGCCGTAAGCTTTCTCTCCTGGCCAAACCTGCTCTCTATCGGACGCGTTGCGCCCGGCTCGGCCGCTTCGCCTCCTATCGCAGCAGCTTTGGGGTAGGCAGCGATGACGAGTTGGGACCCAttaggaagaaggaggaggatcAGAGCTCGCAGGGCTACAAGGGAGACAATGCCGTCATCCCGTACGAGGCGGCCGACGGGGAGGACCCGCGGAGGAGGAACATCCTGCGCAGCCTCCGGCGGACCACCAAG aaaccaaagCCCAAACCTCGGCCTTCGCTCACCAAACCCATGTGGGAGAGCAGCTATTTTGGGGTGCCCCTCAGCAGCGTCGTCAGCGCCGAGAAGCCCATCCCCATCTTCATCGAGCGCTGCATCGAGTACATCGAGGCCACAG GGCTCAGCACCGAGGGCATCTACCGCGTGAGCGGCAACAAGTCCGAGATGGAGAGCCTGCAGCGCCAGTTCGACCAGG ACCACAACCTGGACCTGGCTGAGAAGGATTTCACTGTCAACACGGTGGCCGGGGCCATGAAGAGCTTCTTCTCCGAGCTGCCCGAGCCCCTGGTGCCCTATAGCATGCAGGTGGAGCTGGTGGAAGCCCACA AAATCAACGACCGGGAGCAGAAGCTCCACGCGCTGAAGGAGGTGCTGAGGAAGTTCCCCAAGGAGAACTACGAGGTCTTCAAATACGTCATCGGGCACTTGAACAA GGTGAGCCACCACCACCGCGTCAACCTGATGACCAGCGAGAACCTCTCCATCTGCTTCTGGCCCACGTTGATGCGCCCCGACTTTAGCACCATGGACGCCCTGACGGCCACCCGCACCTACCAGACAATCATCGAACTCTTCATCCAGCAGTGCCCCTTCTTTTTCTACCACCGCCCCATCCTCGACCCCCCCAACGCCGCCCCATCCTCCCCTTCGGCCTCCGTCCCCCCCCCCGGCGTCGTCCCTTTCGCCCCCATCTCGGCTCAGCCGTCGCCCCCCAGGACCCCTCCTCCGTCGCCGCAGTCGCCCGTCCAAGCTCtcctcccggccccgctccatgcagagcagcactcgCTGTGA